The Heyndrickxia acidicola sequence TGTCCGATACTGGTAGCTGGGTGCACCACTCATAGTCGATTACTCCTTTTATCTATTATTATGATTCGATTCCTTGGATTGACAGCAAAACTGGGATTGCCAGTAAATGTTCAAGCGCCTACTCTTAAATTATGTTGATATTCAAAATGTTGGTAATTGTTTAGTGGTGATTTGTGAAACAGGTACATTTGTTAAAGCAATGATTTATCCCGATTCATTGTTTTTGAGCAATTAAGGTTAAATATTCCTGTAAAATAATGAGCATTTTAACTTCAATTATTTGCTATTCTACAAACCACGAGGACTCCTGCATAATTGATTTTTCATGTTAAAACGACATTGTTGTTTTTTAGCTCATTCGTGTGAAGCAGCCGCATCACACGCCTTTCAGCACAGCTGAAAGGTTCCTTTCTTTACTGTAAAATGAGCTAAAAAATGAGCAGTTATCAACATTAAAATTTAAACCAGCCTTCATTTAAAAAATTCCAATTTTAAATTTTTATGTGAAATTTATTTTTTACATATGTTAGGTCACATTAAGGACACAAAACTAGTTTATTCTTATATTCGAGTTGAGCAAATATAAGGAGTTATGCTCAGCGAAAACATGCAACAAATTAAGGTTACTAAATATAAGAAAGAGAGTGATACTTTATGGCACGTGCATTATTTATCAACGGTGTTGGAGAAGGACATATAAATCCAACGATTGGTGTGGTTAAAGAGCTTATCCGGCGTGGGGAAGAGGTAGTTTATTTAACAGGTGAACAAATGCGTGAACGTGTCGAGTTAACGGGCGCAAAGGTAATTACGTTCGATGTCTCTAAATATTTCCAAGAATTCACTGCGGGTGGACGCTCACCTGCGGCAATAGCGGGTGGATTATTGCGCGCTGCAGACGTCGTCATTCCCGCTGTCCTGGAGCAAATAAAAGGAGAACATTTTGATTATATGATTCATGATTCAATGTTCGGATCTGGTCGTTTGCTTTCACAAATACTCAACCTACCGGCAATCAACTCGTCCACGGGTTTTGCATTGAATCAATTCGGCTTTGATATGTGGATGAATAGCCTAGCGCGCCAATTTCCAGCAGACGTGAATGAGCGCGCACAACAGGAGTTTCAACAGCTGGTCGCAAACGTGCAAGAGAAATACCATGTACAAGTTGGCTCCCGCTACGAGGTTTTCTATAACCCTGCACCATTGACCATAGTATACACATCGAAACTCTTCCAACCTTTTGGAGAAGGCTTTGACGAATCGTACAAATTTGTGGGACCGTCTGTCGCTCCGCGCTCAAATAGTGATTTTGATTTTTCTAACATAGACACTGACAACCTGATTTATATTTCTCTCGGTACGGTGTTCAATCAAGCAATTGATTTTTACAAGCTCTGTTTTGAGGCGTTTGCAAACACGAAGTATACAGTCATTCTATCAGCGGGGAGACGAACACAGATAACTGAATTGGGAGACATTCCAGCGAATTTCATTGTCCGAAATTACGTACCGCAGCTCGAAGTACTGCAACACGCCAAATTGTTTGTCACACACGGAGGTATGAACAGTACAAGTGAAGGTCTTTATTACGGTGTACCGTTAATAGTGATTCCACAAACCGCCGACCAGCCTATGGTAGCGCGACGTGTTGCTGAAATCGGTGCGGGCATTCACCTGAATCAAGATGACTTAACCGCGGCAGAGATTAGAAAGTCGGCGGAATGTGTGCTGGGCGATCCGTCATTCAAAAGGGCATGTGTTGATATTGGGTATTCCTTCCAAGGGGCAGGAGGGTACCAGCGAGCAGTAGATGAGATCTTCACATATAAACAAAATCTGGGCATTATGTGATAAAAGAAGGCACAACTGAAGGTGATTTCTAATTTAATGATAGGGAATTGTTGCTCTATACTCTGGCAATGCTCTTATGAAGGCATTGCCTTTCCCTTTTGTAGAGGTATATTGTGAACAATCCACTTTAAGGAGAGGGAGTGAAACTAGATTAAAAGTTGACTCTTATAACAGTGCAAGAAGTCAGGGTTCCATGTTCTATAAAAATGTCTTATATATGTTGAATTTAAGTTTTTACAATGATGATTGGAGCGGAAGGCACGAGACTCCTGCGGGACAAGCAGGCTCCCTGTCTGCCCCGCGGAAAGCGAGTGCCTGCAGCGGAAATCAATAGCCAATTTATAAGTAAAAACTAATTTCAATTTAAATAGTATAATATTCGCGTTTTGTCGGCAGGACAATTAATTGCTCAAAGGGAGCTTGTTCACAATTTCCTTATAAGATTTTTGAAGACTGATACTGAAGTCAATGTAGGCAGCTGACATCAAAGCATTAAATAAAGTAAAGTCAAATAAACGGTGTTTAGGACACACAATAATAGTAATGTTTAAAGGGGAACGCGCACGATATGTGTTTCCTTCCTTTATTTTTCAGCTAAAATACCTTAATAACGGAAAAAGCCCTTGTTTTAAGCAGGGCTTTTAACTGGAGTATATGATTTTTTCTTAACGCTTTATCGGCGAGGAGAATTATGCGATACCGATCAAATCTCAATGATTATTGGAAGGATCATGGGCTTCCTTTTTGTTTGTGCGAAGACAAATTCTCCGACTGATTTTTTGATACTCTTCTTCAAGACGTTCCACTGCCGGCTTTCTCCGTGCAGGTCTTTCACCGTTTTGCTTACAAGCTGGTTCATTTCCCGGAGGAGATCATCGGAATTTTTTGCATACACAAAGCCACGGGATATAATATCTGGTCCTGAAATCATTTTTCGGTCTCTTTTGCTCAGGGTGATGACAATTACCAGCATGCCGTCTTCCGAGAGCTGTTTCCGGTCGCGCAGCACAATCTCCCCGACATCCCCGACGCCCATTCCATCCACATAGGTATCTCCTGCTGGGACACTTCTGGTCTGGGTGGCTGTGGAATGCTCAATATCGACAACATCTCCATTTCGCATGATAAACGTGTTTCCTTTTTCCACTCCAACGGACTCTGCCAGCAAACGGTGATGATGCAGCATTCTGTATTCTCCGTGGATAGGAATGAAGTAGGTAGGCTTCATTAACGTAAGCATGAGCTTTAAATCCTCTTGGTAGCCGTGGCCGGAAACATGCATGCCTGTTGAACTTCCAGAGCCGTAGATGACGTTGGCTCCAAGCTTAAAGAGGTTGTCAATGATTTTGGATACATCCCGTTCATTTCCCGGAATCGGCGAGGCGGCCAGTATGACGGTATCGCCAGGATAAATGGCAACATCGCGGAAATTCCCGGTGGAAAGGCGGGAAAGGGCGGCCATCGGTTCACCCTGGCTGCCTGTACACAAAATGGTAACCTTCTCAGGATTCATTTTGTCGACAGCACTTGCATCAATCAGCATCCCCTCCGGAATGTCTACATAACCTCGCTCCAATGCAACATCTACAATATTCACCATACTGCGGCCAAGCAGGGCAAGCTTCCGGTTGGTTTTGATGCAGGAGGCTACCACCTGCTGGACCCGGTTGACATTGGAGGCGAAGGTGGAAACAAAAATTTTCCCCTCTGCCCGATGGAAGGCTTCATCCATATGGCCGCTGACCGTCCGCTCTGATGGTGTCAGTCCTTTGCGCTCTGCATTGGTACTTTCCGATATTAAAGCGAGTACGCCCTCGGTACCGATTTGGGCCATTTTATGAATATCGGTAGATTGGTTATTTTCCGGGGTTAAATCGAACTTAAAGTCACCGGTATGAACGACATTCCCTTCAGGCGTATGGAAGACAATGCCGAGACAATCGGGAATGCTGTGGCTGACTTTGAAAAAGGATACGCCGACTCTGCCTAATTCAAGTTTTGACTCTGAATGAATAGGAATCAGTTTGGTTTCTCTTCTGAGCCTATGCTCCTGCAATTTAAGGTCAATCAGGCCCAAGGTAAAGTTGGTTGCATAAATCGGTACATTCAATTTTTTCAAGAAATAGGGAATCCCGCCAATATGGTCTTCATGGCCATGGGTAACAATCATTCCTCGGATATTCTTTCTGTTTTCTTCTAAATAAGTGATATCAGGAATAATTAAATCAATACCGAGCAAGGATTCATCCGGAAACTTTCCGCCGCAATCGATGATGAAAATATCATCGGCATACTGAACCACATACATATTTTTTCCGATTTCATTTAACCCGCCCAGGGCAAATATGGACAATCTCTCAGATGCACTCATCATTTCGCTCCTCCTGACAAATTAATATTCTTTAGTATTCCCCGAGGTAAAGCTTTTTATTTTTGAAAAAAGGAGGTTGGGGAAATGCCTGGAAAGCAAGTCAGCCAGCAGGAAGGATTGGAGCACATTCAATATCTCTGTAATATCTCAAAATAGAACTGAACCCAAAGTTGATTGTAGCGAAGGGCACGAGACTCCTGCGGGAAAAGCTGGCCAAAGGAAGACCCCGCAGGAGCTTGCGACGGGGATGCTTCCGGCCGCCCGCGGAAAGCGAGTGCCTGCAGCGCTCAAGTAACAGATTTTATTGAAGTTTTGACATCATTGTTACCAAGAGGATCTTTGGGAATCTTGAGTAAAAGGACATTATAAGGGATAATTTAAAAAGGATAGAAGAACAAGATACATTATGCTCTTTCTATCTTTTTTTGTACGCCCGTTTCATGATCTGGAGAAAAGTTACCCATATGACAGTTCTGTTCCGGATTTCATTTGATGTATGTGAGAGTCGAATGTAAGTGGCTTAAATGTGATTATTTACTCTCTTTTTCATCAGTTCAGCAACTTGATTTGAATTTACATTTCCTTCTCTTTGTAATTGATCAATGATGTTAGTATAATAAATCTCATTTCGATTCTGGCTTA is a genomic window containing:
- a CDS encoding macrolide family glycosyltransferase is translated as MARALFINGVGEGHINPTIGVVKELIRRGEEVVYLTGEQMRERVELTGAKVITFDVSKYFQEFTAGGRSPAAIAGGLLRAADVVIPAVLEQIKGEHFDYMIHDSMFGSGRLLSQILNLPAINSSTGFALNQFGFDMWMNSLARQFPADVNERAQQEFQQLVANVQEKYHVQVGSRYEVFYNPAPLTIVYTSKLFQPFGEGFDESYKFVGPSVAPRSNSDFDFSNIDTDNLIYISLGTVFNQAIDFYKLCFEAFANTKYTVILSAGRRTQITELGDIPANFIVRNYVPQLEVLQHAKLFVTHGGMNSTSEGLYYGVPLIVIPQTADQPMVARRVAEIGAGIHLNQDDLTAAEIRKSAECVLGDPSFKRACVDIGYSFQGAGGYQRAVDEIFTYKQNLGIM
- a CDS encoding ribonuclease J; protein product: MSASERLSIFALGGLNEIGKNMYVVQYADDIFIIDCGGKFPDESLLGIDLIIPDITYLEENRKNIRGMIVTHGHEDHIGGIPYFLKKLNVPIYATNFTLGLIDLKLQEHRLRRETKLIPIHSESKLELGRVGVSFFKVSHSIPDCLGIVFHTPEGNVVHTGDFKFDLTPENNQSTDIHKMAQIGTEGVLALISESTNAERKGLTPSERTVSGHMDEAFHRAEGKIFVSTFASNVNRVQQVVASCIKTNRKLALLGRSMVNIVDVALERGYVDIPEGMLIDASAVDKMNPEKVTILCTGSQGEPMAALSRLSTGNFRDVAIYPGDTVILAASPIPGNERDVSKIIDNLFKLGANVIYGSGSSTGMHVSGHGYQEDLKLMLTLMKPTYFIPIHGEYRMLHHHRLLAESVGVEKGNTFIMRNGDVVDIEHSTATQTRSVPAGDTYVDGMGVGDVGEIVLRDRKQLSEDGMLVIVITLSKRDRKMISGPDIISRGFVYAKNSDDLLREMNQLVSKTVKDLHGESRQWNVLKKSIKKSVGEFVFAQTKRKPMILPIIIEI